Proteins encoded together in one Salvia miltiorrhiza cultivar Shanhuang (shh) unplaced genomic scaffold, IMPLAD_Smil_shh fragScaff_scaffold_143_1, whole genome shotgun sequence window:
- the LOC131002508 gene encoding uncharacterized protein LOC131002508, giving the protein MTKKGKKIADVGEPSSSKSRVKHKKTKRVKATEEGETSSKTDTRLKTKTRPLKTAKRIITTEEQAERIRVQRRRNFNKNKDVTCKRRGDVKSELEGAPTKFPSLNTRTTPSSLFDELPKLNDAQRQAIQDIGFGSVLSLQVKKLPCRLAYWILEHFDENRCELELEGGIRVKITEDDVYRVYGFPKGSEIIPDFNRCSNTALCEEWVAFFGLANREKIKIGHVLSEMLDCTTGGTWFKRHFMIAMTHSLIQSCTSGTVYPHILRCLENVRTLKKWNWGEYVLRSLVDHKLSWVGDEDKVFSGPTLFLVLFYVDRCELHRKRVEREFPIIKNWTSAALRKRQATEENIRKFGTGSWREPIVLPAEYVDNEQPDGDSNDKDDRLGSRIMKMAVSISAQLEDLRDLIYSASVVDKESSYFLQCVDAAIKITGVKVDMDGPRPWRRPEGMEIDDDPLSYSDELRASVDAACANVQNEKVRERVSTEGIPSFDLDMGTQDEVPIEKDPVEHVPNKEGATMVEDSFAKESAVFEATIYKEQSKEYGMVDDSVAHEAGNGELIEERAQQEPLKESAMVEDSAAHETGTVVLGKSVDGIEQPSKEATEEGFMGKGAMDAVQSKGGCVVKKVVARKADIGKVNEVAKTPPRRSTRVGGAARGKGSDNIDKQLEVLKKTYVRKNVKK; this is encoded by the exons GTGAAACCTCAAGCAAAACTGATACAAGGCTTAAGACAAAGACGAGACCTTTAAAAACAG CAAAAAGGATAATAACTACAGAGGAGCAGGCAGAGAGAATTAGGGTGCAAAGACGGAGGAATTTTAACAAGAACAAAGATGTTACCTGTAAACGTCGAGGTGATGTAAAAAGCGAGCTGGAAGGAGCACCTACAAAGTTTCCATCGCTAAATACTCGAACAACACCATCATCCTTGTTTGATGAGCTGCCAAAATTGAATGATGCCCAGAGACAAGCCATTCAGGATATTGGATTTGGAAGTGTATTGAGTTTGCAGGTGAAAAAGTTGCCTTGCAGACTTGCCTATTGGATTTTGGAACATTTTGATGAGAACAGATGTGAGCTGGAGCTTGAAGGAGGAATCAGGGTTAAAATCACCGAAGATGACGTTTATAGGGTTTATGGATTCCCAAAGGGGAGTGAGATAATACCGGATTTTAATCGTTGTTCAAATACTGCATTATGTGAAGAATGGGTGGCGTTTTTCGGGCTTGCTAATCGTGAGAAGATAAAGATTGGCCACGTCTTGAGTGAAATGCTGGACTGTACGACAGGTGGAACATGGTTCAAGCGCCATTTTATGATAGCAATGACGCATTCACTGATACAAAGTTGTACAAGTGGAACGGTTTATCCTCACATCCTGAGGTGTTTGGAGAATGTGAGAACGCTAAAGAAATGGAATTGGGGGGAATATGTTCTCAGGAGTCTCGTTGATCATAAGCTGTCATGGGTCGGTGATGAAGATAAGGTCTTTTCTGGGCCAACGCTATTCCTCGTG CTATTTTACGTTGATAGATGTGAGCTGCATCGAAAGAGAGTGGAAAGAGAGTTCCCTATTATAAAGAATTGGACTAGCGCAGCGTTGAGGAAGCGTCAGGCAACTGAGGAGAATATCAGAAAGTTTGGGACTGGTTCATGGCGTGAACCCATTGTCCTCCCAGCCGAGTATGTAGATAATGAACAACCCGATGGAGATTCCAACGACAAAGATGATCGTCTGGGATCGAGAATCATGAAGATGGCGGTGTCCATAAGTGCACAACTGGAAGACTTGAGAGACTTGATATACAGTGCATCTGTCGTGGACAAGGAGTCAAGTTACTTTCTTCAATGCGTGGATGCGGCAATTAAGATTACAGGTGTGAAGGTGGATATGGATGGCCCACGACCATGGCGTCGCCCTGAGGGTATGGAGATTGATGACGATCCCTTATCTTATTCAGATGAGCTGCGTGCGTCGGTTGATGCAGCATGTGCTAATGTGCAAAATGAAAAGGTGAGGGAGAGGGTATCGACAGAAGGAATACCTAGTTTCGACCTCGATATGGGAACTCAGGACGAG GTTCCTATTGAGAAAGATCCCGTCGAACATGTTCCCAACAAGGAGGGTGCTACTATGGTCGAGGATAGCTTTGCCAAGGAATCTGCAGTG TTTGAAGCTACAATCTATAAGGAGCAATCGAAAGAATATGGCATGGTCGATGATAGTGTAGCACACGAAGCAGGGAATGGTGAACTG ATTGAAGAAAGAGCCCAACAGGAACCATTAAAAGAATCTGCCATGGTCGAGGATAGTGCAGCACATGAGACGGGGACTGTTGTACTG GGAAAGTCTGTTGACGGTATAGAGCAACCGTCCAAAGAAGCAACTGAAGAAGGATTTATGGGAAAGGGAGCCATGGATGCAGTTCAGAGTAAAGGTGGCTGTGTTGTCAAAAAAGTG GTTGCTAGAAAGGCAGACATTGGAAAGGTGAATGAGGTTGCCAAGACTCCACCCCGTAGGTCAACAAGG GTTGGAGGTGCAGCCCGTGGAAAAGGTTCAGACAACATTGATAAACAGTTGGAGGTGCTGAAAAAAACATATGTTAGGAAAAATGTGAAGAAGTAG
- the LOC131002559 gene encoding protein FAR1-RELATED SEQUENCE 5-like, with product MEFGSCSTGDSTTNEVEGCADLFIPYCDAKEKPFEGQIFCNLQEAEKFYEDYAKVCGFIPRKATINRDDDGSISTRFMLCNREGAPNHADSLILVEGNREDKKRKRTSFKIGCRARIIFKAMSYDRFRVGTFSEGHNHKMVTESSRHFMSSNRQVDEVHQFFIHAGIKANIGPTKTFRIFKEIVGGYDKVGCTSIDFKNYGRDLKVYVAGSDAHMLLETFKDRKELCDGFQYFYDVDEEKQLRRLIWTDKQAVINFKNFGQAVSFDATYNTNRYKMIFTPFTGRDNHGKCVSFGAAIISHEDMDSYAWVLSKFTECVGNAPRVFMTDQDPGLKKAVALVWPETHHRFCMWHITMKVVEKLPFNLRDDSEFKSKLNNIIWSDTIDTHEFEEEWNNLIAEYELGDNRWFSSMYEDRALWIPAYFRDISMSGLFRTTSLSESENSYFKRFLSKFSDLVVLFMNYNSALDAQRDTCQRLNYEDETGVLPILTTMAIEKHASTLYTISIFKEVQEEIVSAFQACMMAKMEGNTFVVDDNVDGEFTVVHDTITDSLTCKCNLFTRKGLLCRHMFYVLRWLKVEKIPDRYIANRWCKSFMLSTPQVMNCTTDSSSTKVVGKHDLFHVFSRCIGHVSGDQVLMKQLLGALSEVENKFGKLRNENATLNSKDAIFQEFYGSVRPEVPTVLSPAFVKTKGSGVGGRRKSGNEKAMILAQKPLRNCKRCNTMGHHDSRNCPTKAVVKP from the exons ATGGAGTTTGGCTCGTGTAGTACAG GTGACTCAACGACAAATGAAGTTGAAGGTTGTGCCGATCTTTTTATCCCTTACTGTGATGCTAAGGAAAAACCATTTGAGGGGCAGATTTTCTGTAATCTTCAAGAAGCTGAGAAGTTTTATGAGGATTACGCAAAAGTATGTGGTTTTATTCCTCGCAAGGCTACCATCAACAGAGATGACGATGGGTCCATAAGTACTCGATTTATGCTTTGTAATAGAGAAGGTGCTCCTAACCATGCAGATTCGTTAATTTTGGTCGAGGGTAACAGAGAAGATAAGAAACGCAAGAGAACATCATTCAAGATTGGTTGCAGAGCTCGTATCATATTTAAGGCCATGTCTTATGATCGTTTTAGAGTTGGAACCTTTAGTGAGGGTCATAACCATAAGATGGTTACTGAAAGCAGTCGTCATTTTATGTCGAGCAATAGGCAAGTCGACGAAGTGCACCAGTTTTTTATTCACGCGGGTATTAAAGCCAACATTGGTCCAACTAAAACATTTCGCATTTTTAAAGAGATTGTTGGTGGTTATGATAAGGTTGGTTGCACTAGTATTGATTTCAAGAACTATGGTCGAGACTTGAAGGTCTATGTCGCTGGTTCGGATGCCCATATGTTGCTTGAAACATTTAAGGATAGGAAGGAGCTTTGTGATggttttcaatatttttacgACGTTGATGAGGAAAAACAGCTGCGCCGCCTTATCTGGACAGATAAACAAGCTGTGATCAACTTTAAAAATTTTGGACAGGCTGTGTCTTTTGATGCAACATACAACACCAACAG GTACAAAATGATTTTTACTCCGTTTACTGGTAGGGACAACCACGGTAAATGTGTGTCGTTTGGTGCGGCAATCATATCACATGAAGACATGGATTCATATGCATGGGTTTTGAGCAAGTTTACGGAGTGTGTTGGGAATGCGCCTCGTGTGTTTATGACTGACCAAGATCCTGGATTGAAGAAGGCCGTTGCTCTTGTCTGGCCCGAAACACATCATAGGTTTTGCATGTGGCACATCACGATGAAGGTCGTGGAGAAACTGCCATTTAATTTGAGGGACGATTCTGAGTTCAAATCGAagttaaataatataatatggTCTGATACGATTGACACTCATGAGTTTGAGGAAGAATGGAATAATTTGATAGCTGAATATGAGTTGGGTGATAACAGGTGGTTCTCTTCAATGTATGAGGATCGTGCTTTATGGATTCCTGCATATTTTCGTGACATCAGTATGAGTGGGCTGTTTCGCACCACTTCCTTGTCTGAGAGTGAGAATAGTTATTTCAAACGCTTCCTTAGCAAGTTTTCTGATCTAGTTGTGCTGTTTATGAATTATAACAGCGCCTTAGATGCCCAACGAGATACATGTCAGCGGCTAAATTATGAGGATGAGACTGGTGTTCTCCCCATCCTTACAACGATGGCAATTGAGAAACATGCCTCTACATTATACACCATCTCAATTTTCAAGGAGGTACAGGAGGAGATTGTATCTGCTTTTCAAGCATGCATGATGGCAAAGATGGAGGGTAACACATTCGTAGTTGATGACAATGTTGATGGCGAATTCACAGTTGTGCATGATACAATTACCGATTCTTTGACATGCAAGTGCAACTTGTTCACCAGGAAAGGACTTTTATGCAGACACATGTTCTATGTGTTGCGGTGGTTGAAAGTTGAGAAGATTCCTGACAGATACATTGCTAATCGGTGGTGTAAATCTTTTATGCTATCCACACCGCAAGTGATGAATTGTACGACAGATTCGTCTTCAACCAAAGTAGTTGGCAAGCATGATCTATTCCATGTTTTCAGCAGATGTATTGGTCATGTTTCGGGGGATCAAGTTTTGATGAAGCAGTTGCTTGGTGCATTAAGTGAAGTTGAGAACAAGTTTGGTAAGCTTCGAAACGAAAATGCAACGCTAAATTCGAAGGATGCTATATTTCAAGAGTTTTATGGGTCTGTGCGACCTGAGGTTCCTACAGTGCTTTCCCCTGCTTTTGTTAAAACCAAAGGCAGTGGAGTCGGTGGTCGCAGGAAATCCGGCAATGAGAAGGCAATGATTTTAGCTCAGAAGCCTTTGCGTAACTGCAAAAGATGCAATACCATGGGACACCATGACTCTCGGAATTGTCCCACCAAGGCAGTTGTTAAGCCATGA
- the LOC131002522 gene encoding uncharacterized protein LOC131002522, which translates to MQARNIGKTPMKSLLRKTAKFRSPFLQREISTSKQLTIKEKELAFYTLYAVEEDRHELMFSAIDVDLRRYDMITLKRGIVVGTAVIDAWAVILNGQEQYRSETSPTRFFATTSIYVDCLKPTDWSYADQKTSFFLTLYAEIQAHHGDLLSVVDMFFFPVYEKEKYYALCFDTRRQRLYILDNTNEVTGDANDTKYRGVCRDLRKLLADFLYYHNDERKAKAVANSVEHVVKMSWADSKNEVDTGVYLMRHLETFMGDVTKGWTCNLSNKRPQQLTRLRIRYCASIVAWEGNSEKKEIGDKASYTFTEMCKNPGFNVNSILLG; encoded by the exons ATGCAAGCTAGGAACATTGGTAAAACACCAATGAAGAGTTTGTTAAGAAAAACAGCAAAATTCAGATCACCCTTCCTACAAAGGGAAATCTCAACATCAAAGCAACTGACCATAAAGGAGAAAGAGCTTGCTTTCTACACATTGTATGCAGTTGAAGAAGATAG gCATGAGCTTATGTTTTCGGCCATCGATGTTGACTTAAGGCGTTATGATATGATAACCCTAAAAAGAGGCATAGTAGTTGGAACGGCTGTCATAGATGCATGGGCAGTAATCTTGAATGGCCAAGAGCAATATCGCTCTGAAACATCGCCTACACGATTCTTTGCAACAACAAGCATATAT GTGGATTGTCTGAAGCCAACTGATTGGTCCTACGCCGACCAGAAGACTTCATTTTTTCTAACACTATATGCTGAGATACAGGCACATCATGGAGATTTGCTTTCTGTTGTAGACATG TTTTTCTTCCCGGTGTACGAAAAAGAAAAGTACTATGCTTTGTGTTTCGATACACGTCGTCAGCGACTGTATATACTAGACAACACTAATGAAGTAACTGGAGATGCAAATGACACCAAATATAGGGGTGTATGCCGCGATCTG CGTAAACTATTGGCCGACTTCCTATACTACCACAACGATGAGAGAAAGGCGAAGGCAGTGGCTAACTCAGTTGAGCATGTCGTCAAAATGTCGTGGGCTGATAGTAAGAACGAAGTCGACACAGGAGTATACCTAATGAGGCATTTAGAGACATTTATGGGTGATGTTACAAAGGGGTGGACATGCAACTTATCCAATAAACGCCCACAACAGTTGACAAGGTTGCGCATAAGGTATTGTGCATCGATAGTTGCGTGGGAGGGAAACAGCGAGAAGAAAGAGATTGGAGACAAAGCATCGTATACCTTTACAGAGATGTGCAAGAATCCAGGATTCAATGTGAACTCGATCCTACTTGGGTGA